The region TGGATGTCCCATCGCGGGCAGGGGACTGTACCGGATTATGGATGTGCCACTATGGACAAGACATCTCGCGAGCGAGACAACCGCGCTACGAACGGCGAACCAACGGCTCGTACCAGTCGCGGTTCTCGCGGTACCACGCGACGAACTGCGAGACGCCGTCGCGGATGCTTGTCGTCGGCTTATAGCCGATCAACTCGTGCGCCCTCGAGACATCCGCATGAGTGTGGCGGGCATCCGCCTCACGAGCCGCGTCGTACGCGATTTCGACATCTGCACCCGTCGCCTCGACAACGTGCGCCGCAAGTTCGTCGATCGTGATCGTTCCCGCCGAGCCAACGTTCATCACGGTTCCATCTGCCGCATCGGTCTCGAGGAGTTTGAGGTTCGCTGCGACGACATCGTCGACGTACGTAAAATCCCGCGTCTGCTCGCCGTCGCCGTAGATTACTGGGGACTCTCCGTTGAGACAGCGTGACGTGAAGTTCGTGATTGCCATGTTGGGACGCATCCGAGGGCCATAGACGGTGAAGTATCGAAGACAGACGGTGGGAACGTCGTGAATTTCGCTCCACACCCGGCAGTAGTGCTCCGCGGTGAGTTTACTCACTCCGTAAGGGCTCTGTGGCGTGTTCGGGTGGGATTCGTCGTAGGGAAGATACTTGTCGACGCCGTACACCGACGACGAAGAGGCGTGGATCACGCGCTCGACATCGTACGCGTTAGCCGTTTCAAGCAGATTGAGTACCCCCGTCGTGTTGATTTTGTGGACCTTCTTCGGGTTTTCGACACTTGCTCGGACGCCTGCCTGTGCGGCCTGGTTGTAGACATACTCGATATCGTTGTCGGCGATCACCCGTTCGATAACATCTTCGTCGGTGATCGACCCTTCGATGAACGAAAATCGATCACCGCCAGCGTCTCGGCAGCGCTCGAGATTTTGTTCTTTAATCTTCAGGTCATAAAACGGATCCATCACGTCAAGGACAGTCACGTCGTGACCCGCAGAAAGTAACCCTTCCGTGATGTGCGAGCCGATAAATCCTGCACCGCCCGTGACGAGAACGTTCATACGGTAACGGATCGAGTGCGCGTTGTTTGTACGTTGCGATCACGACTTACTGGATTGCCTACGAGGAGTCGTCTCCCAATCGCTCGCGACTCGATTCCAGTCCTCGAGACAGCTGATGTCTATTTGCCAGCCATCTATCCGAATCGTCTCTATCGTCCATCATAGCCCATGGCGACGATCAGTTCGGTGGTGCCAATCTCGAAGAGATTGTCAAAGACATCCTCGATGAGGGGTTTCTCGTTGGCTTCGACGGGAATCTCGGCTTATCGTCGGTGAGCGGCCGCAGGCGGGTTCCGTTGCCCACGGGGGATCTTGTGAAAGATAGGTCCCTCATACAGACTGCTGTCCGTCAGTTCCGGAGGACCCGCGAATATCCTGCGGTTACCTTGGTAACTCGGGGCAGCAGTCCGTATCAGTTGGCGAGTGGGACCTCGAAAGGAAGGTTATCCGACACTGCGGTCCGGAGTCGACTCGAGATTGTGAGTAATACCGCGAAGTATACTCCCGCGCCGAGGGCGACTAACAGGACGACGAACACCTCGTTGTACGCTTCGATTGGGTGTGTTTCTCCGACTTCTCGAGCAGCGTAGACGACGACGCCCATAAGAAGGGCGGCAAGCCATTGCCGGGTGACTTCAATGTACGGCAGATGAACATCAATCAATTTCCGGGTGTAGTACAACGAGAGAACAAAACCGACGGTTGCTGACAACGCCGTTGCGATCGCTGCGCCGACCCATCCGAACGAGTACACGAGCACAATGTTCAATACGATGTTCGCGACGATGAACGTCGCGTTCGCCCGAAACGCCAAATCCGGACGATCAATGGCGTTGAGCGTAGTGAACAGCTGTTTCGAGTACGTGTAGATGAGAACCGCAACAAGAAGGATGACGAGTACGTGCGCGCCGATGTCTAGCCCGGGCCCGTACACGAGCAACAGTCGGTCGCCGAGTAGCATCGCGCCGACAACACCGGGAACCAGAAACAGCCCTGAGAACGTGAGTGCATCGTTCGTGAGCGTCCCGATCAGCTTCGTATCGTCCTGCTTCGAGAGTTTGCTTATCTCCGGAAAGAACGTCGTGCTGATCGCGCTTCCAAAAACCTCAAGAAACTTTGCCAGTGAGTAAGCGACAGCGTAGATTCCGGTGAGCCCAGCTGGAACGAAGAACCCGAGAACAAGAATATCCATATCGCTGAACGTTTTCTTTTGCATTTTTCCAATCCAAGCATACTTTGCGAAGTCGAACAGCCGAACGATGTGGTGCCACCGCGGAACAGCGACACTCGGCCGAACGATCAAGAGGCCGAGTGCAGCAACAATGGTTATGCCGACAGCGTGGCCGATAAGCATACCCGTAAGACCCCACCCGAGGAGAACGAGTGCGATCATTGCGACAGTCTGTGCACCTTCTTTCAACGTCTTCAGTGGCGCATAGATGTGGACTCTGTGCGTGCCTTTGAGCGCCGAGCTAACAAGTTCGCTAAAAATCGTAACGACCAGTAACAAAATCACCAACTCTGCGACAGACTGGCCAACGTAAGAATCAACATAGTCACGGAAAATATATACACCGCCGGCGACGGTCGCCGTCAGAACCACTTTGATCATCGTACCTGCAGCGAAATACGCGTCGACCTCTTCGCTTTCACTCATTCTCTTGACAATTGCCTGTCCAAAGCCGACGCTTTTGATAATTCCGAGCCACGAGACTAGTGCAAGCGTTACCGCGTAGAAGCCGTAGACTTCCTCGCCGAGGAGCCGAATGAACACGATCGTCGCGATGAACCCAAGCGCCGACGCGGCAAACTTCGAGATAAAATAGATGGCCGAAGTCTGTCCGAGACGCATCGTGTGTTAAGTAAAACTGAGGAAGGTATCCAAATTATGCTTTCCGGTTGATCAACTTGCGAAGTGACCGTCCTGACCGTGGGTTTCGTTCGCACTCATGTGTCGTTCACAGATATCGCATAGACTTATATATTCTCGTATCTTTTGATACTGTAAACCCAACAAAGTGGACGGGTGCAACGCAGTGACTGTGATCCTGTTCCCAGCCGACCGCATTTTGAAAGGTATTCGATAGACATGCTCGTAGAGGAAAACGTCGCAAGGATCAGAGAAAAAATTGAGCGGGAGGGTTTGATGTCGCTTCTTGTGGAAGGCCCGCTATGGGCCGTTCGCAGGACAACTGCAGCTCGGAAAGCACGAAGGGGCTATTTATTAGCCCGATACGATACGATATCTACTTCCTCGCAGCGGATCTGGGTAGACGCAACTGACGTGAACGACCATCTCATGAAAAGTTATCTGACACGACGAGATCTCCCGTTTGGCCGATTTCACAGAACATATCACAGCGGGTTAGTTCTTCCTGGGAGTTGGGATCTATACACGGCACCGATCGAGTCTGAACCAATCTATCGGGCGTACAAACGACGATTCAACGACGGCGTCCCGTGGGAGCGAACTGAGTATGGCAAGCGAATTTTTCGCGAGTATGAACGCGGCCGGTCGAAAAAAGGCTACGACACGAAAGATGCGTACTTCGAGAGTCGCGAGCAACTGTATCGAACGCTTGAGTCCGAGGGATACGATCCAAGTCACGGACCGATTACAATAAATATCGGTAGGGACGGTTCGCTAATCGCCAACAACGGGATGCGCCATCGAACGGCCATCTGTGCACTGCTTGGTTTGGAGTCAATTCCGGTCGAGGTCATCGTTCGACATGATTCCTGGCAGGAGGTTCGTGCCGAGATTCGAACGGCAGACGCTGTAGACGACCTTTCCAAACGGGCGCAGGCGCACCTCGATCATCCGGATGTCGCTGAATACGCAATAGAGAGGTCATAATATTGAGTGGTTTGGAAGAACATTCTGAAACGTCTGATGGTCCACTTTGCACAGCCACACGAACCGTAACTCGACGAGGCCGGGCCTGAACTCGTAACAGCGATCGATACCGCTCTAAATCGTTTTTTGTTTCCAAAAGTAAGTGATTACTTCTAGTGACGACTATAGAACAGATAGCATAGCAACACACCATCTAACGGACGTACAATACTTCCTTCTGTCCGATCATTCGGGTCGCGATTCACTCGCTCTACGATCGCCCGATATGTGGTAGATCCTGTAGATCGGGATGAGTTGTTTTGCGCTTGGCTTGAGCAACCGTCTCACGGTGTGCCATCCACTGTTCGTGTCTGGCAGCGACAAACACAGGTACCGACTCGATTCCGAGAAGTTGTGAAATGATCAACCGATTTCGGTTGCCGGCGAGGAGCAATTCTCCGTCGCGATCAATGTCAGCGGCAATCTCGTTCACTCGTTCGTTGAAAAATCCGAATCCTGTTTGATCGGTCAGCGATGGCGGCGTTTCTCGGAGGTCCGCCTGGGTTTTGTAACCAACCGTATCGAGCGATTTGGTGAGGTCATCAAGATAGCGACAGCGGTCGCGGACATCGGCTACATCCAGACAGCCGTACCAGCCTGGGTTGGACAATTGTGTTCGACTAACTAGTGCCCGATAGAATTCGGTCTCCTCCCACTCTACATTGTCGTGAATCCGTCGCTCAAGAGCCTTGTATAGTAGTGTCTCTTCGAGTCGCTCCGAACAAACAACGCCCTCAACGTCGGAGAGCGGTTGCTGGTCCCAGTCATCGTCAAGTACAACTCCAACATCGTAACGCGGGTTTTGCTTCCAGTTGATTCGTGGCGAGAACCGTTCGATCATGTTCGGATCGATCCATATCAGTTTGAATGGATGTGGGGGATGGTCAAACTGCGAGAGGTCGTCATTGTACCGTCGTCCATAGAACTCAGGTGCGAGACGCCAGTATACTGCTCGAACTCCCGGAAGAAGCAGAACGGAATACTCGAGGAGACGGCCAGCAATGTGGCGAACGTCATTATTATCGAGTGCTCGTCTGATGATTTGCGTACCGTTGTGCTGTTGTTTTCGCGGT is a window of Natronolimnobius sp. AArcel1 DNA encoding:
- a CDS encoding GDP-mannose 4,6-dehydratase, which translates into the protein MNVLVTGGAGFIGSHITEGLLSAGHDVTVLDVMDPFYDLKIKEQNLERCRDAGGDRFSFIEGSITDEDVIERVIADNDIEYVYNQAAQAGVRASVENPKKVHKINTTGVLNLLETANAYDVERVIHASSSSVYGVDKYLPYDESHPNTPQSPYGVSKLTAEHYCRVWSEIHDVPTVCLRYFTVYGPRMRPNMAITNFTSRCLNGESPVIYGDGEQTRDFTYVDDVVAANLKLLETDAADGTVMNVGSAGTITIDELAAHVVEATGADVEIAYDAAREADARHTHADVSRAHELIGYKPTTSIRDGVSQFVAWYRENRDWYEPLVRRS
- a CDS encoding oligosaccharide flippase family protein, which produces MRLGQTSAIYFISKFAASALGFIATIVFIRLLGEEVYGFYAVTLALVSWLGIIKSVGFGQAIVKRMSESEEVDAYFAAGTMIKVVLTATVAGGVYIFRDYVDSYVGQSVAELVILLLVVTIFSELVSSALKGTHRVHIYAPLKTLKEGAQTVAMIALVLLGWGLTGMLIGHAVGITIVAALGLLIVRPSVAVPRWHHIVRLFDFAKYAWIGKMQKKTFSDMDILVLGFFVPAGLTGIYAVAYSLAKFLEVFGSAISTTFFPEISKLSKQDDTKLIGTLTNDALTFSGLFLVPGVVGAMLLGDRLLLVYGPGLDIGAHVLVILLVAVLIYTYSKQLFTTLNAIDRPDLAFRANATFIVANIVLNIVLVYSFGWVGAAIATALSATVGFVLSLYYTRKLIDVHLPYIEVTRQWLAALLMGVVVYAAREVGETHPIEAYNEVFVVLLVALGAGVYFAVLLTISSRLRTAVSDNLPFEVPLAN